The sequence GATTCATTGGCCAGTAATGTTGTGGCCGGAAGGATAACCGTGCCAACACCACTCATGCCCAGGTGCTTGATAAAGGACCTGCGACCGGATTTATTTCCCATAAGCAAATAATTTAAAATCGTTGTAAACGAATTTTGCTTACCGAATATAAAGCGATAAAACAAACCAAAAAAGACCTGCCAATATCCTACCTGAATTGGACAATTAATGCAAAAGCTACACTTTAAGGAATACTTTCTTACTGTACATAAAATAGAGGAATAACCATTTAATGAAGACTGCTGCAATTGCAAATACAACCAGGTTATAAGGATCACCGGCAAGCTGCATTAGCCAGGTGAAAAATGCTTTTGTAGAATACTCCCAGTCAATAAAATGTCCTGACATATAAATCAGTATGGAATTCATACCAATAATTCGAAAGAAAAACGACCATTTCCGGTAGCCCAACACATCGATTACATAATAGAATGCAGCCATCAATAATAAACTGATACCGCCAACATGTAAAGTGAAAGAGCTGCTCCAGAGATTTTTATTGATCGGGAAGGAGAAATTCCACAGGAAGGCAAGTCCTAAAAACAGCAAACCTGCTGCCGCCATTTTGATTGACTTACTGGTACCGGAAGATGGATCAGTTTTAATGAAAGTCCCGGTCATAATACCTAATAAGCCTGTGCTGACAGCAGGAATAGTAGACGTCAATCCTTCCGGATCATGTATATCCAGGTATAATTTCCCCGGCATAACAAGCCGGTCAATATAGGAAGCAAAATTGCCTTCCATGGTCAGGTCTCCGGCTGGAAAACCAGGCGCTGAATTAAATTTCAACAGGGCCCAATAAAAAACCAGGATCCCCCAGAACCACACCATCTGCCATTTTTTTCCGGCATTCAGGTAAATCAGGTTAGCAAATAAATAAGCTGTACCGATCCTTCCCAGAACGCTGCCAAACCGGATCTCTGATATGGGCTTGATCTCTATTCCATTATTCACAATCAGTCCGAATAAAATGAGTATCAGGCACCGTTTCAGCACACGAAAAGCAATAGCTGTTTTCGGTTGCCCCTTTTCCAGTTCGCGGCCAACAGAATATGGTGTTGCTACCCCAGCCATAAAAAGAAACAATGGAAAGATGCAATCATACATATGAAAACCATCCCAGGCCGGATGTGTCAGCTGTGTTGCAAATCCCGTCCAGAATGGCGATCCGGATATCTTCGCAATATTGTGTACAATCTCTTCAGCACCCATTATCCAGAACATATCGAAACCACGTAAAGCGTCCAGGGAATACAACCGTGGTGCAATTGTTTTTGTTACAGGGGACTCTTTTGCTGTTACCATTTTAAGCTGCTATTTTTTTTAGGATAGTTGTTCCATAATCAATGGACATGTCTCCGAATATAGGAATGATTCATCCGAATAAAACCAGGCCAGGGCAAATATTTTATTCCTGGAAGGATTGCCAGGCCTATATTCCGTCAATATCGTATTAGTTTCTATTCATCCTGCACCAGTTTCACCAGCGCCAGGGAGCTTAGTATTTCATCGAGGTGATTCACCAGCTCATCTGCATTCTTTTTATTGAAGACCAACGGTGGCTTAATCTTCAAAACATTGTACAGCGGGCCGTCTGTACTGATCAGGAAACCCCGGTCACGCATGGCTTCCACTACTGTATCAATTTCAGGCACTGCCGGCTCAAGGGTATTTCTATCCT comes from Flavihumibacter fluvii and encodes:
- a CDS encoding acyltransferase family protein, whose translation is MVTAKESPVTKTIAPRLYSLDALRGFDMFWIMGAEEIVHNIAKISGSPFWTGFATQLTHPAWDGFHMYDCIFPLFLFMAGVATPYSVGRELEKGQPKTAIAFRVLKRCLILILFGLIVNNGIEIKPISEIRFGSVLGRIGTAYLFANLIYLNAGKKWQMVWFWGILVFYWALLKFNSAPGFPAGDLTMEGNFASYIDRLVMPGKLYLDIHDPEGLTSTIPAVSTGLLGIMTGTFIKTDPSSGTSKSIKMAAAGLLFLGLAFLWNFSFPINKNLWSSSFTLHVGGISLLLMAAFYYVIDVLGYRKWSFFFRIIGMNSILIYMSGHFIDWEYSTKAFFTWLMQLAGDPYNLVVFAIAAVFIKWLFLYFMYSKKVFLKV